The Cryptosporangium phraense genome has a window encoding:
- a CDS encoding MFS transporter yields MYRRILGFWLVALALLAFTAAASAPSPLYVVYQARWGFSTPMLTVVFAVYVVALLAALVTVGRLSDYLGRRPVLLAALVVETLGMAVFLTADGLGGLIVARIVQGLATGVATGTISATLVDLLPPGWARLGAMINSVLPMTGLALGALVSGLLVQYAGSPTTVVFAGLTVAFALLAVLVLALPSTISRRPGALAALRPRLGVPRPARAAFLAASPVLVATWAMGGLYLSLGASLTSNVLGVRSHVVAGLVVTVLAGAGALAGIVGSSRDPGRVMTVGAALLALGTVGSLVALLDASAVGFFLGSAVAGAGFGAGFLGAFRSLSSLAPPDERAALFGAIYVVSYVGFSVPAVIAGVLTPRIGLRETAVGYAAVVVALALAVVAASRRPAEGGRSTGARGCPVVVEQGV; encoded by the coding sequence GTGTACAGGCGCATCTTGGGCTTCTGGCTCGTCGCGCTCGCGTTGTTGGCGTTCACGGCCGCGGCCAGCGCCCCCTCGCCGTTGTACGTCGTCTACCAGGCCCGGTGGGGCTTCTCGACGCCGATGCTGACCGTCGTCTTCGCCGTGTACGTCGTGGCTCTGCTGGCCGCCTTGGTGACGGTCGGGCGTCTGTCGGACTACCTCGGTCGACGTCCGGTGCTGCTGGCCGCGCTGGTCGTCGAGACGCTCGGCATGGCGGTGTTCCTGACCGCCGACGGGCTCGGTGGGCTGATCGTCGCCCGGATCGTGCAGGGCCTGGCCACCGGCGTCGCCACCGGCACGATCAGCGCGACGCTGGTCGACCTGCTGCCCCCGGGGTGGGCCCGGCTCGGCGCGATGATCAACAGCGTGCTGCCGATGACCGGCCTGGCGCTCGGCGCGCTCGTGTCCGGGTTGCTGGTGCAGTACGCGGGGTCGCCGACGACCGTGGTGTTCGCCGGCCTGACCGTGGCCTTCGCGCTGCTCGCGGTGCTGGTCCTGGCCCTGCCGTCGACGATTTCCCGTCGGCCGGGTGCGCTGGCCGCGTTGCGTCCGCGGCTGGGGGTGCCCCGGCCGGCGAGGGCGGCGTTCCTGGCCGCGTCGCCGGTGCTGGTCGCGACCTGGGCGATGGGCGGGTTGTACCTGTCGCTCGGTGCGTCGCTGACGTCGAACGTGCTCGGAGTGCGGAGCCACGTCGTGGCCGGGCTGGTCGTGACCGTGCTCGCCGGGGCCGGAGCGCTCGCCGGCATCGTCGGGAGCTCGCGCGATCCGGGCCGGGTCATGACCGTCGGGGCTGCCCTGCTGGCGCTGGGCACGGTGGGTTCGCTGGTGGCGCTGCTGGATGCGTCGGCCGTGGGGTTCTTCCTGGGGTCGGCGGTTGCCGGCGCGGGCTTCGGGGCGGGCTTCCTGGGTGCGTTCCGGTCGCTGTCGTCGCTGGCCCCGCCGGACGAGCGGGCCGCGCTGTTCGGTGCGATCTACGTGGTGTCGTATGTGGGGTTCAGCGTTCCGGCGGTGATCGCGGGGGTGTTGACGCCGCGGATCGGTCTGCGGGAGACGGCGGTGGGTTATGCCGCTGTGGTGGTTGCGTTGGCTCTGGCGGTCGTGGCGGCGTCCCGCCGCCCGGCGGAGGGGGGCCGTTCGACGGGGGCGCGGGGGTGCCCGGTTGTCGTTGAGCAGGGGGTTTGA
- a CDS encoding HAD family hydrolase, which translates to MRAAKLVIFDCDGVLVDSERLIQEVDMAMIGRLGWPITRDEIFAEHLGRSEAAIIANIERRVGRPVPADFISAKAAAYDSILRSRLVAVAGVSEAITLLRSGGARLCVASSSGHARIRLSLDLTGLRTFFADDQIFSAEDVAHGKPAPDLFLLAASRMSTSAQRCVVAEDSPAGVAAAKAAGMRVVGYCGLTPAGLLGDADLLVSQMTDLPAAIAAL; encoded by the coding sequence GTGCGGGCGGCGAAATTAGTGATCTTTGACTGCGACGGGGTGCTCGTGGACAGCGAGCGGCTCATTCAAGAGGTCGACATGGCCATGATCGGGCGCCTCGGGTGGCCCATCACTCGCGACGAGATCTTCGCCGAGCATCTGGGCCGCAGCGAGGCCGCCATCATTGCCAACATCGAGCGGCGGGTGGGACGGCCAGTGCCGGCCGACTTCATCTCGGCCAAGGCGGCAGCTTATGACTCGATACTCCGCTCGCGGTTGGTCGCGGTGGCGGGCGTCTCGGAGGCGATCACCCTTCTGCGGTCGGGCGGGGCGCGCCTGTGTGTGGCGTCCTCGTCCGGGCACGCGCGGATCCGGTTGAGCCTGGACCTCACCGGCCTGCGGACCTTCTTCGCCGACGATCAGATCTTCAGCGCCGAGGACGTGGCCCATGGCAAACCGGCACCTGATCTGTTTCTTCTCGCTGCCTCTCGGATGAGTACTTCGGCGCAGCGTTGCGTCGTCGCGGAGGACAGTCCGGCCGGGGTTGCGGCGGCCAAGGCGGCCGGGATGCGGGTCGTCGGGTACTGCGGGCTGACCCCGGCCGGCCTCCTCGGCGACGCCGACTTGCTCGTCAGCCAGATGACCGACCTTCCGGCCGCGATCGCCGCCCTCTGA
- a CDS encoding sugar transferase translates to MIDVDVDPPAELTEPSAPVRPARTGVKGGLRRLTPHLKAWYLVLPVDLVMLSIPAVFATGNFKAVLSMAVLTVALFATGGRYRARLHLSILDELPLLVGRLLTAAAIVAVITALRHEDTVILGNFLRAAAAAIGLVIVGRFLTGWVILYGRRARLVAHGTVLVGTGEAAIELTDLLRRYPQYGLRVVAHVSDAGPVAGVDVPWRGGLDQLDNAIRVTGADVLLVADTSDDARLVDLVRRPRAARCDLLVVPRMREFHTQTGLPDHIGAIPIMRIRQPRLNGPMWLAKRGVDLVFASIALVLVSPLLAVIALAVRLEGGPGVLFKQQRIGLAGRPFILLKFRSMRPVNEAESATNWSIAQDNRVGPVGKVLRRTSMDELPQLWNILRGDMTIVGPRPERPFFVERFSAEHRRYAYRHRVPAGLTGLAQVSGLRGDTPISDRARFDNYYIENWSLWLDVKVFIRTFIEVLRAGGR, encoded by the coding sequence GTGATCGATGTCGATGTCGATCCACCGGCGGAGCTCACCGAGCCCTCGGCACCGGTGCGCCCGGCTCGCACCGGCGTCAAGGGCGGCCTCCGCCGGCTGACCCCGCACCTCAAGGCCTGGTACCTGGTCCTGCCGGTCGACCTCGTGATGCTGTCGATCCCGGCCGTGTTCGCCACCGGCAACTTCAAGGCCGTGCTCTCGATGGCGGTGCTGACCGTCGCGCTGTTCGCCACCGGCGGCCGCTACCGCGCCCGCCTGCACCTGAGCATCCTCGACGAATTACCCCTGCTGGTCGGGCGTCTGCTGACCGCGGCGGCGATCGTCGCGGTGATCACCGCGCTGCGCCACGAAGACACCGTCATCCTCGGCAACTTCCTGCGCGCGGCGGCCGCGGCCATCGGCCTGGTGATCGTCGGGCGCTTCCTGACCGGATGGGTCATCCTGTACGGACGCCGGGCCCGGCTGGTCGCCCACGGCACGGTGCTGGTCGGCACCGGCGAGGCGGCGATCGAGCTCACCGACCTGCTCCGCCGCTACCCCCAGTACGGCCTGCGGGTCGTCGCGCACGTCAGCGACGCCGGCCCGGTCGCCGGGGTCGACGTGCCCTGGCGCGGCGGGCTCGACCAGCTCGACAACGCGATCCGGGTCACCGGCGCCGACGTCCTGCTCGTCGCCGACACGTCCGACGACGCCCGGCTGGTCGACCTGGTGCGTCGCCCCCGCGCGGCCCGCTGTGACCTGCTCGTCGTTCCGCGGATGCGGGAGTTCCACACCCAGACCGGGCTGCCCGACCACATCGGCGCGATCCCGATCATGCGGATCCGTCAGCCCCGGCTCAACGGGCCGATGTGGCTGGCCAAGCGCGGGGTCGACCTGGTGTTCGCGTCGATCGCGCTGGTGCTGGTGAGCCCGTTGCTGGCCGTGATCGCGCTGGCGGTGCGGCTCGAGGGTGGGCCCGGGGTGCTGTTCAAGCAGCAGCGCATCGGGCTCGCCGGGCGGCCGTTCATCCTGCTGAAGTTCCGGTCGATGCGTCCGGTGAACGAGGCCGAGTCGGCGACCAACTGGTCGATCGCGCAAGACAACCGGGTCGGGCCGGTCGGCAAGGTGCTGCGCCGGACGTCGATGGACGAGTTGCCGCAGCTCTGGAACATTCTGCGCGGCGACATGACGATCGTGGGGCCGCGGCCGGAGCGTCCGTTCTTCGTCGAGCGGTTCTCGGCCGAGCACCGCCGGTACGCGTACCGGCACCGGGTGCCGGCCGGGTTGACCGGGCTCGCGCAGGTCAGTGGCCTGCGCGGTGACACTCCGATTTCCGACCGGGCCCGGTTCGACAACTACTACATCGAGAACTGGTCGCTCTGGCTCGATGTGAAGGTCTTCATCCGCACGTTCATCGAGGTGCTCCGCGCCGGCGGCCGCTGA
- a CDS encoding glycosyltransferase family 4 protein: MTDSPDPAPLSIVLVEFLPSGGMFQFNFMLGEALASLGHDVTLLTGPTPELQTKVPGFTVRSHFPTWHPGADTGEANLFRKVRRVFRAARLTYSWMKLVRYVRHERPDAVLLGEMRFALDSWFAVRLSKRKRPGTVIGEVAHNPTPYDVSGDSDSVEKVDPATQRALRAAYKSFDLVLTLGPGPRDDLLKAYPEVRRTAVIGHGEYSAFAEEAAATPGASTTPPRIVFFGTWTRYKNIPMLLNAFAKVRAERPDAELVIAGPVMADLDLDAVTQQAADIPGVDLRPGYVAMEDVPVLFAGARVVALPYEIVNISGVVHMAYTFARPVVATDVGSMRDVVIQGQTGLLAQPTPDGFAEALLTLLSSPADAERMGVGGYEFMKSELSWESAAERAVEGFRAAQSDSVTAHSK; this comes from the coding sequence GTGACCGATAGCCCTGACCCGGCACCGCTCTCGATCGTCCTGGTCGAGTTCCTCCCCAGCGGGGGGATGTTCCAGTTCAACTTCATGCTCGGCGAGGCGCTCGCCTCGCTCGGCCACGACGTCACGCTGCTCACCGGGCCGACGCCCGAGCTGCAGACCAAGGTGCCCGGCTTCACGGTCCGGTCACACTTCCCGACCTGGCACCCGGGCGCCGACACCGGCGAGGCCAACCTGTTCCGCAAGGTCCGCCGGGTCTTCCGGGCGGCCAGGCTGACGTACTCGTGGATGAAGCTGGTCCGCTACGTGCGCCACGAGCGTCCGGACGCCGTTCTGCTCGGCGAGATGCGGTTCGCCCTCGACAGCTGGTTCGCGGTGCGGCTCTCGAAGCGCAAGCGGCCGGGCACGGTGATCGGCGAGGTCGCCCACAACCCGACGCCGTACGACGTGAGCGGCGACTCGGACAGCGTCGAGAAGGTCGACCCGGCGACGCAGCGCGCGCTGCGGGCCGCCTACAAGTCGTTCGACCTCGTCCTGACGCTCGGTCCCGGCCCGCGTGACGACCTTCTCAAGGCCTACCCCGAGGTGCGCCGCACCGCGGTGATCGGGCACGGCGAGTACTCCGCGTTCGCCGAGGAGGCCGCGGCGACGCCGGGCGCGAGCACGACCCCGCCGCGGATCGTGTTCTTCGGCACCTGGACCCGCTACAAGAACATCCCGATGCTGCTCAACGCGTTCGCGAAGGTCCGGGCCGAGCGCCCGGACGCCGAGCTCGTCATCGCCGGCCCGGTCATGGCCGACCTGGATCTCGACGCGGTGACGCAGCAGGCCGCCGACATTCCGGGCGTCGATCTGCGGCCGGGCTACGTGGCGATGGAAGATGTGCCGGTCTTGTTCGCCGGGGCCCGAGTCGTCGCACTTCCTTACGAAATCGTCAATATCAGCGGTGTCGTGCATATGGCGTATACCTTCGCCCGGCCGGTCGTCGCGACCGACGTCGGATCGATGCGTGACGTCGTGATCCAGGGCCAGACCGGATTGCTCGCTCAACCGACTCCGGACGGATTCGCCGAAGCTCTTCTGACGCTTCTTTCCTCTCCCGCCGATGCCGAACGCATGGGGGTCGGGGGATACGAGTTCATGAAGAGCGAATTGTCGTGGGAAAGTGCCGCAGAACGGGCTGTCGAGGGTTTCCGCGCGGCCCAGTCGGACAGCGTAACCGCCCACAGCAAGTAG
- a CDS encoding glycosyltransferase family 4 protein has translation MTAPARPRVVVVAEAAPMRGGIATFAETITADPRLAADFDVQLLNTARTATRQGGKLVFSNVTHALSDAWKTYKAARKADIMHVQLVADPGLPTIRAAALCLAARAGTRGVIAHCHSAVGNAGRPEVADYSARDRRILRLVGVSSLVLTVSDAGTRTLQQILPKTRVETVDNAVEVSSFELARLDADVPTVLFVGVVCARKGVPELAAAGAALRERGVPFNLVVIGGQGPTPDDEYARVTAALDEAGLADSAVGPEYGEQVRARLRQSDVFVLPSYLEGQPMAILEAMSSGLPVVATAIGAVPTMIRDGVEGRVVEPGDVPALTAALEDVLTSSKRRQAMGAAARKRAEERHDLPILSARLAAAYRSVLTRTRGRGRRSQPSTEDGTFK, from the coding sequence GTGACCGCTCCGGCCCGCCCCCGTGTCGTCGTCGTCGCCGAGGCCGCTCCCATGCGGGGCGGCATCGCCACGTTCGCCGAGACCATCACCGCCGACCCCCGGCTGGCCGCGGACTTCGACGTCCAGTTGCTGAACACCGCCCGCACGGCCACCCGGCAGGGCGGCAAGCTGGTGTTCTCGAACGTCACGCACGCACTGTCGGACGCCTGGAAGACGTACAAGGCCGCCCGCAAGGCCGACATCATGCACGTCCAGCTCGTCGCCGACCCCGGTCTGCCGACGATCCGGGCCGCCGCGCTGTGCCTCGCGGCCCGGGCGGGCACCCGCGGTGTGATCGCGCACTGCCACTCGGCCGTCGGCAACGCCGGCCGGCCCGAGGTGGCCGACTACAGCGCCCGCGACCGGCGGATCCTCCGCCTGGTCGGGGTCAGTTCGCTGGTGCTCACGGTCTCCGACGCCGGTACTCGGACGCTGCAGCAGATCCTTCCGAAGACCCGCGTGGAGACCGTCGACAACGCGGTGGAGGTGAGCAGCTTCGAGCTCGCACGGCTCGACGCCGACGTCCCCACCGTGCTGTTCGTCGGCGTGGTGTGCGCCCGCAAGGGCGTACCGGAGCTGGCCGCGGCCGGGGCCGCGCTGCGCGAGCGCGGGGTGCCGTTCAACCTGGTGGTGATCGGCGGGCAGGGCCCGACGCCGGACGACGAGTACGCCCGGGTCACCGCGGCCCTCGACGAAGCCGGCCTGGCCGACTCGGCGGTGGGGCCCGAATACGGCGAGCAGGTACGGGCCCGCCTCCGGCAGAGCGACGTGTTTGTGTTGCCGTCCTATCTTGAGGGCCAGCCGATGGCCATCCTCGAAGCGATGTCCAGCGGCCTGCCGGTCGTGGCCACCGCGATCGGTGCGGTACCGACGATGATCCGGGACGGGGTCGAAGGCCGGGTCGTCGAGCCGGGTGACGTGCCTGCGCTCACTGCGGCACTGGAAGACGTCCTGACGTCGAGCAAGCGGCGCCAGGCGATGGGAGCAGCTGCCCGAAAACGAGCCGAGGAGCGGCATGACCTGCCAATACTTAGTGCTCGACTGGCTGCTGCCTACCGGTCAGTGCTGACCAGGACACGTGGCCGGGGACGCAGGTCGCAGCCGAGCACCGAAGATGGGACCTTCAAGTGA
- a CDS encoding glycosyltransferase family 4 protein: MVRVLTLVDAFRLGGAETLIAQLGRVAGTAGFEMDVLSLSPPSEEHSKLEPLLRESGLTPRYLGVRRTLDPRAPRLLANAIKESGADVVHAHLEMAMTLAVPAAKMAGRNAICTWHHVHRALPGRAAWREKLALEVSSRAYRTIFVSEASRKSFADKYRPGKPLPKNWVVVHNGVDLAHFSPGPALMPPEFGVTGRPVVTVLAAQRDFKGITHAVDAWPKVRAARPEARMLLVGSGDEHENLRCQVAEAGLQDDIIFTGARSDVVDILRASDVVLLPSTYGENLPTVLIEAAGCARPVVASRIGGIPDIVEDGVTGLLTPPGDPSAIADALISLLDDPSRRAAMGVTARSHVEQHFDAVNWARQLKSLYEEASVVGVPA; encoded by the coding sequence ATGGTTCGAGTACTGACGCTCGTCGACGCGTTTCGGTTGGGTGGTGCCGAAACGCTGATCGCGCAACTCGGTCGTGTCGCGGGCACGGCCGGGTTCGAGATGGACGTGCTCAGCCTCTCCCCGCCGTCGGAAGAGCACTCGAAGCTCGAACCGCTGCTGCGCGAATCCGGCCTGACGCCCCGGTACCTGGGTGTTCGTCGCACGCTCGACCCGCGCGCACCGCGCCTGCTCGCGAACGCGATCAAGGAGTCCGGCGCCGACGTCGTCCACGCGCACCTCGAGATGGCGATGACGCTCGCGGTGCCCGCGGCCAAGATGGCCGGCCGCAACGCGATCTGCACCTGGCACCACGTCCACCGGGCGCTGCCGGGCCGGGCGGCCTGGCGGGAGAAGCTCGCGCTCGAGGTCTCCAGCCGCGCCTACCGCACGATCTTCGTGTCCGAGGCCTCGCGGAAGTCGTTCGCCGACAAGTACCGGCCCGGCAAGCCCCTGCCGAAGAACTGGGTCGTCGTCCACAACGGCGTCGACCTGGCGCACTTCTCCCCCGGCCCGGCGCTGATGCCGCCGGAGTTCGGCGTCACCGGCCGGCCGGTCGTCACCGTGCTGGCCGCGCAGCGCGACTTCAAGGGCATCACGCACGCGGTCGACGCCTGGCCGAAGGTCCGCGCCGCCCGCCCCGAGGCCCGGATGCTGCTGGTCGGCTCGGGTGACGAGCATGAGAACCTGCGCTGCCAGGTCGCCGAGGCCGGCCTGCAGGACGACATCATCTTCACCGGCGCCCGCTCCGACGTCGTCGACATCCTGCGGGCCTCGGACGTCGTCCTGCTGCCGTCGACCTACGGCGAGAACCTGCCGACGGTGCTGATCGAGGCGGCCGGCTGCGCCCGGCCGGTCGTCGCCAGCCGCATCGGCGGCATCCCCGACATCGTCGAGGACGGCGTCACCGGCCTGCTCACCCCGCCCGGTGATCCGAGTGCGATCGCCGACGCGCTGATCTCGCTGCTCGACGATCCGTCCCGCCGGGCCGCGATGGGCGTAACCGCCCGTTCACATGTCGAGCAACATTTCGACGCGGTGAACTGGGCGCGTCAGCTCAAGTCCCTGTACGAAGAGGCATCCGTGGTCGGAGTACCGGCGTGA
- a CDS encoding lipopolysaccharide biosynthesis protein gives MGAPDPGRDSAEPAVQPSLSGAATRGFLWTTLAWGGNRLVVLALTALLARLLVPEDFGLVTAGLTIITFFDAALDLGVGYALVYEQERGINERVRLAAGLNLALSASICVLGIAFSPLIARLFGESDQTAIFAALFLYPLFRGASQVNDAVLKRDMQFKKRTVADLTRAGVRVAVSIPLALTGFGAWSIALGIIAGEAVCTLIMWSLVPIRPDFSLRWSRIRSLVSFGGAVTGVRVLGSFRSSVDYLFIGSILGSAALGYYGMGYRLPELIIANVLWIFTTVAFPVYARARVDGIERLRATMLRATRLVSLFGLAAGVTLAVLAPLAIPVVFSATWEPAIVPMALVSLALACQSLGWASGDVFSALGRPGLLLVLDIPATILVTIAFGFAAHTSIAAVAAVHIGFEIVYAIIRVTMAIRVTGVSVGAMALTLAPGFLTGAAVAAVGLPLRSVLPENSFWSLLLLTVVCGAVIAVVGGLSARRELIGVLGAVRNRGNRAPATAAA, from the coding sequence ATGGGCGCGCCTGACCCCGGAAGAGACAGTGCTGAACCAGCCGTTCAGCCGAGTCTGTCCGGTGCTGCTACCAGGGGATTTCTCTGGACCACACTGGCCTGGGGCGGTAACCGCCTGGTGGTGCTGGCGCTCACCGCGTTGCTCGCGCGCCTTTTGGTTCCGGAGGATTTCGGCCTCGTAACCGCCGGATTGACGATCATCACGTTCTTTGACGCTGCCCTCGACCTGGGCGTCGGCTACGCACTCGTGTACGAACAAGAACGGGGAATTAACGAACGGGTACGGCTCGCAGCGGGGTTGAATCTCGCGTTGAGTGCATCCATCTGTGTGCTAGGAATTGCCTTCTCTCCGCTCATAGCGCGGTTGTTCGGCGAATCGGACCAGACCGCTATATTCGCCGCTCTTTTTCTCTATCCGCTGTTCCGCGGCGCGAGCCAGGTGAACGATGCGGTTCTCAAACGTGACATGCAGTTCAAGAAGCGAACTGTCGCCGATCTGACTCGGGCGGGCGTCCGGGTGGCGGTGTCGATCCCGTTGGCGCTGACCGGGTTCGGAGCGTGGAGCATCGCGCTCGGCATCATCGCCGGCGAGGCCGTCTGCACGCTGATCATGTGGTCGCTGGTGCCGATCCGGCCCGACTTCAGCCTGCGGTGGAGCCGGATCCGGTCCCTGGTCTCGTTCGGTGGCGCGGTGACCGGCGTCCGGGTGCTGGGGTCGTTCCGGTCGAGCGTCGACTACCTGTTCATCGGCAGCATCCTGGGCTCGGCGGCGCTCGGCTACTACGGGATGGGCTACCGGCTGCCCGAGCTGATCATCGCGAACGTGTTGTGGATCTTCACGACCGTGGCGTTCCCGGTCTACGCCCGGGCCCGCGTCGACGGCATCGAGCGGCTCCGGGCGACGATGCTGCGCGCGACGCGGCTGGTGTCGCTGTTCGGGCTGGCCGCCGGCGTGACGCTGGCCGTGCTGGCGCCGCTGGCGATCCCGGTGGTGTTCTCGGCGACCTGGGAGCCGGCGATCGTCCCGATGGCGCTGGTCTCGCTGGCCCTGGCCTGCCAGTCGCTCGGGTGGGCCAGCGGTGACGTTTTCTCAGCCCTGGGCCGGCCGGGGCTGCTGCTGGTCCTCGACATCCCGGCGACGATCCTGGTGACGATCGCGTTCGGGTTCGCCGCGCACACGAGCATCGCCGCGGTCGCGGCCGTGCACATCGGGTTCGAGATCGTCTACGCGATCATCCGGGTGACGATGGCGATCCGGGTGACCGGAGTGTCGGTCGGGGCGATGGCCCTGACGCTGGCGCCCGGGTTCCTGACCGGGGCGGCGGTCGCCGCGGTCGGGCTGCCGTTGCGGTCGGTGCTGCCAGAGAACTCGTTCTGGTCGCTGCTGCTGCTGACCGTGGTGTGCGGGGCGGTGATCGCGGTGGTCGGAGGGTTGAGCGCCCGTCGCGAGCTGATCGGCGTCCTCGGCGCGGTGCGCAACCGCGGCAATCGCGCCCCCGCCACCGCGGCGGCCTGA